From Papaver somniferum cultivar HN1 unplaced genomic scaffold, ASM357369v1 unplaced-scaffold_340, whole genome shotgun sequence:
aaaaaaaaaaaaaaaaatacacaaatacaaaaagaaaaaagaggtcTTAATACAGAATAATGCAGACCTTAGCTCATGGACATGGGGGATTTGTAATAACGATACACATCGAAATTCAAATTAACTATGAGAATACGACTTCGATTGCATATTTATCATCCTTCAAAGGAGCAGGATCGAAAATTGAAATGGGTGCTAACAGATATTTGGAATACGGATGTGtacacagaagttacacatgcgacAGAACCTTGTCATGTGATGGGTACCAACTGATTGTCCTCAGCAGTTGTTGGGTTTATAATACTAGAGCGATTCTTATAAGCTACCTTGCTTTGCTTCATGACCCAGTTTTACGGGATATTTTCTTATATTCTTCTTCCTCCAGAGCCATTCTCCCTCTGGCAGTTGAAGTATACGGCTGCAACAGGCAGTCCGAGATTGtgaatttcagcaaaatctctagtattgaaattttgacGCCACCCTGGAGCATATACTGTCTGTCGACCAAGTTGTCGAAATAAAACATAAACATATCGGTGAATCCCCGCAGTCGGTTTAGGTGCTTCGTATGTTACGATTTCATGTCCTGTAAAATATGTATGTACAACCGAGTCAGATTCACATGAGTCAACAAAAAACGACACTATGAAGGCAGAAAAAATGACTTGGTGACACTTTTCGAATGACTGAATAATCCCAAGATGCTTCCTGAGCACCAAATTAGACATAGTTTTCGTTGGAAACGTACCATTCTTAGAAGGATTCACCATTTTATATAGTGTTGAAATGATGTACACATACTGGTCTATGGATTTGGTGTAAAACTGAGCGGAATTAAATCTATATGTATCTTGATGATAAGTTGGACTATAACTAAATGTTTCCGTGTAATCAAACTTTTCGTTTTCTAATTAACCCCATGTTTACCATCAGTATAAAGGGTATGGGAATCACTTTGTCGTGTTTTCTCAGTTGGGCATGGACCATATTCTTTTGCTATCACAACAAAGGTAAGGGAATCGTTTACTAACAAAAATATTCATAGCTTTTGTTGcgactttttttattttatgattcTCAGATATTCTTTCAGAAAGAAAAATATTCAAAGTTAATCAAATTTTTGGAGGCAGATTGGGACCATATagtagttttctttctttttttcgctTTCATTTGTTTGATAAGAAAGGAAGATACTACCATTGAAAAAATGATGATACACAAAGAATATAACATCTACAAGAggtagaagaagtagaagaaagcAACAACTGGGCGAAGATAGATTCCCAATTCAAAAcagaaaagagaaataaatttcagagCGAGTTGGAAAACAGATTATCCGAAACCTAATCATGCACTAGTTCTATTCCTAGAATCCaaaaaatttgttttgaaaaTGGCAATAGGAAAAAGTGAAAAGAATGATAAGAAAAGAAAGTGCAATTAGATAAGAGGTTGTGCTTCATGATGCATTGCAAGCccaaacaaaataaagaaatctCATTTTCCTTATCGAATATAAATGCTGCAAAATAGTTAGGgtgcaaggatttcttttcattTAGCTTTGTTTTCATACCATAAGTTGCTCCTGTTGTTCCTGGGATATCAGTAACCAACCTAAAACGAAACAATTCACCAGAGTCAACATAATAAGTTCAATATTCCTTCAGTGATATGAGTGTTTTCCCCCTTTCCtcccatttttttctttcttttttcagtATATGATTTGGAGTTGACGAAATTTGAACTCACATAACGGTATATGAGGTATACTGCCAAAAAATGAAACGAAGTTTTTTGATCACTAAGATTATTTTTTTAATCCATAGCGCTTTAAATTACTATGAGTGTCCGCTCACTCTACGGTACTTATCAAACTGATGCAACCTCAAGTCAATTGCTCCATACATAGACACACAGATGGACATGA
This genomic window contains:
- the LOC113342136 gene encoding protein HEADING DATE 3A-like isoform X1, coding for MPRPQRDPMVVGRIIGDVLDPFKKSIEIRIAYTSRNLTSGCELKPSAVVDHPRVEIGGDDMRTFYTLVMVDPDAPSPSDPSLREYLHWLVTDIPGTTGATYGMKTKLNEKKSLHPNYFAAFIFDKENEISLFCLGLQCIMKHNLLSNCTFFSYHSFHFFLLPFSKQIFWILGIELVHD
- the LOC113342136 gene encoding protein HEADING DATE 3A-like isoform X2 codes for the protein MPRPQRDPMVVGRIIGDVLDPFKKSIEIRIAYTSRNLTSGCELKPSAVVDHPRVEIGGDDMRTFYTLVMVDPDAPSPSDPSLREYLHWLVTDIPGTTGATYGHEIVTYEAPKPTAGIHRYVYVLFRQLGRQTVYAPGWRQNFNTRDFAEIHNLGLPVAAVYFNCQRENGSGGRRI